The proteins below come from a single Marinobacter bohaiensis genomic window:
- a CDS encoding DUF3108 domain-containing protein yields the protein MMNAPPPLATFFSWALLVLIASLPRLAAAESEEEALLPYEASYRATLEKGIPFNGSATRSLALQDDGSWLYTFKVESFIADITETSRLNWIEGQAKPSTYRYALEGMMIRDRTRSINLNWADQHATGHYEDRDIDLSVPATAQDPLSYQLQLQQDIRLGKQTMHYQVIDKNRIEEDTFAVLGEETLNGEFGSVNTIKVEKVREEEAKRTTLMWFAPEWDYLLVRLLQIEKDGTRYEIHLESARVNGEPIQLPPKS from the coding sequence ATGATGAACGCTCCTCCGCCCCTGGCTACCTTTTTTTCCTGGGCACTCCTGGTCCTCATTGCCAGCCTCCCCAGGCTGGCCGCAGCTGAAAGCGAAGAGGAGGCCCTGCTGCCCTACGAGGCGTCCTATCGGGCCACCCTGGAAAAGGGCATCCCCTTCAACGGATCCGCCACCCGCAGCCTCGCCCTCCAGGACGACGGCAGCTGGCTGTACACCTTCAAGGTGGAATCCTTCATTGCCGACATCACCGAAACATCACGCCTCAACTGGATCGAAGGACAGGCCAAACCGTCTACCTACCGTTACGCCCTGGAAGGCATGATGATTCGCGACCGGACCCGCTCCATCAACCTCAACTGGGCGGACCAGCACGCAACCGGCCACTATGAGGACCGCGACATCGACCTGAGCGTACCGGCCACGGCCCAGGATCCCCTGAGCTACCAGCTGCAACTCCAACAGGATATCCGGCTGGGCAAACAGACGATGCATTACCAGGTGATCGACAAGAACCGGATTGAGGAAGACACCTTCGCGGTGCTCGGAGAGGAAACGCTGAACGGCGAATTCGGGTCGGTCAATACCATCAAGGTGGAGAAAGTCCGGGAAGAGGAGGCCAAGCGCACGACCCTGATGTGGTTTGCCCCGGAGTGGGATTACCTGCTGGTGCGTCTGCTACAGATCGAGAAAGACGGAACCCGCTACGAGATCCACCTGGAATCGGCCCGCGTCAACGGCGAGCCGATCCAGCTTCCGCCCAAATCGTGA
- a CDS encoding ParA family protein, with translation MRRVVFNQKGGVGKSSITCNLAAISAAEGKRTLVVDLDPQGNSTQYLLGKPAADLKDTVADLLEQTVSFSVFNRRPDEFVHATGFSNLFVMPSSPELDYLERKLEAKHKIYKLREALKKLGENFDEIYVDTAPALDFYTRSALIAAQRCLIPFDCDDFSRQALYNILGEIQDLQEDHNPDLIVEGIIANQFQPRASLPRRLVQELVEEGLPILGVRLSASVKMRESHQARQPLVHYAPRHNLTRQYQDLYRLLNGEKVDVEPL, from the coding sequence ATGAGACGCGTCGTATTCAACCAGAAAGGTGGTGTCGGGAAATCCAGTATTACCTGTAACCTGGCGGCGATCAGCGCCGCCGAAGGCAAGCGTACCCTGGTGGTGGATCTGGATCCCCAGGGCAACTCGACCCAGTATTTGCTCGGCAAGCCGGCGGCGGACCTCAAGGACACGGTGGCCGATCTGCTTGAACAGACGGTTTCCTTTTCGGTCTTTAATCGCCGGCCCGATGAGTTTGTCCACGCCACCGGTTTTTCCAATCTCTTCGTGATGCCCTCCAGCCCCGAGCTGGATTACCTGGAGCGCAAGCTCGAAGCCAAGCACAAGATCTACAAGCTGCGGGAAGCCCTGAAGAAGCTGGGCGAGAATTTCGACGAAATCTACGTCGACACGGCGCCGGCGCTGGATTTCTACACCCGCTCGGCGCTGATCGCCGCCCAGCGTTGCCTGATTCCCTTTGACTGCGATGATTTCTCCCGGCAGGCGCTGTACAACATCCTCGGCGAAATCCAGGATCTGCAGGAAGATCACAACCCCGACCTGATCGTCGAAGGCATCATTGCCAACCAGTTCCAGCCCCGCGCCTCACTGCCCAGGCGCCTGGTGCAGGAGCTGGTGGAGGAGGGCTTGCCCATCCTCGGGGTGCGTTTATCGGCGTCCGTTAAAATGAGAGAATCCCACCAGGCGCGACAGCCGCTGGTGCATTATGCGCCCAGGCACAACCTGACGCGTCAGTACCAGGATCTTTACCGCCTGCTCAATGGCGAGAAGGTGGACGTTGAACCCCTTTGA
- a CDS encoding CDP-alcohol phosphatidyltransferase family protein codes for MGRRRQRLNEQVGTQVREINRWRWIPNALTFLRLLLIVPFAIALYHEEYRTALLVFVVAALSDGFDGFLARQFDWKSRVGAIADPLADKGLLITAYLILTLTGILPVWLFVLVLGRDLLIVGGALAFHYFIGRFEMAPSLLGKLNTLVQIVVVLAIVVYQAGLPMPAWALPCGIWLVTATAVISGLHYTLVWARRAWQATH; via the coding sequence ATGGGGCGGCGCAGGCAGCGGCTGAATGAGCAGGTGGGCACCCAGGTGAGGGAGATCAACCGCTGGCGCTGGATTCCCAACGCGCTGACGTTTCTCCGGTTGCTGCTGATAGTCCCGTTTGCGATTGCCCTGTATCATGAAGAGTACAGGACGGCGCTGCTGGTATTCGTGGTGGCGGCGTTATCCGATGGCTTTGATGGCTTCCTGGCGCGTCAGTTCGACTGGAAATCGCGCGTGGGGGCCATCGCGGATCCACTGGCGGACAAGGGACTGTTGATAACCGCTTACCTGATTCTTACGCTGACCGGCATCCTGCCGGTGTGGCTGTTCGTGCTGGTGCTGGGGCGGGATCTCCTGATCGTCGGCGGAGCGCTGGCCTTTCACTATTTCATCGGTCGCTTCGAGATGGCACCAAGTCTGCTGGGCAAGCTCAATACGCTGGTCCAGATTGTGGTGGTGCTGGCGATTGTCGTTTACCAGGCCGGCCTGCCAATGCCGGCCTGGGCACTGCCATGCGGCATTTGGCTGGTTACCGCCACCGCGGTCATCAGCGGCCTTCATTACACTCTGGTTTGGGCGCGTCGGGCATGGCAGGCAACTCACTAG
- the purM gene encoding phosphoribosylformylglycinamidine cyclo-ligase, whose amino-acid sequence MSDQKTGLTYRDAGVDIDAGNALVERIKNTAVRTRRPEVLGGLGGFGAMMALPSGYKEPILVSGTDGVGTKLRLAMQLGQHDTIGIDLVAMCVNDLVVGGAEPLMFLDYYATGKLNVDVAADVVDGIGRGCELAGCALVGGETAEMPGMYEGDDYDLAGFCVGVVERSEIIDGFNVRSGDALIALGSSGPHSNGYSLIRKILEVSQADLDTPIGDTTLAQALMEPTRIYVKNLLKLLKTVDVRAMAHITGGGLPENIPRVLPDGATAVVDTESWTLPPVFEWLKQAGGVEANEMYRTFNCGIGMVICVPADQAQDALDTLAGLGENAWRLGHIEQAAKDAVDADRVVYRPGAARV is encoded by the coding sequence ATGAGCGACCAGAAAACCGGACTCACCTATCGTGACGCGGGTGTGGACATCGATGCCGGCAACGCCCTTGTCGAGCGTATCAAGAACACAGCGGTGCGGACCCGCCGCCCGGAAGTGCTCGGCGGCCTGGGTGGGTTTGGCGCCATGATGGCACTGCCCTCCGGCTACAAGGAACCGATCCTTGTCTCCGGCACCGACGGCGTTGGCACCAAACTGCGCCTGGCCATGCAATTGGGCCAGCACGACACCATCGGCATCGACCTGGTCGCCATGTGCGTCAACGATCTGGTGGTCGGCGGCGCCGAGCCCCTGATGTTCCTGGACTACTACGCCACCGGCAAACTGAACGTCGACGTGGCCGCTGACGTGGTGGACGGCATCGGCCGCGGCTGCGAGCTGGCCGGCTGCGCGCTGGTGGGCGGCGAGACGGCGGAAATGCCCGGCATGTACGAAGGCGACGACTACGACCTGGCCGGCTTCTGCGTCGGCGTGGTCGAGCGCAGCGAGATCATCGACGGCTTCAATGTCCGGTCCGGCGACGCCCTGATCGCACTGGGCTCCTCGGGCCCCCACTCCAACGGCTACTCGCTGATCCGCAAGATACTGGAAGTCAGCCAGGCCGACCTGGACACCCCCATCGGCGACACCACGCTCGCCCAGGCGCTGATGGAGCCGACGCGGATCTACGTCAAGAACCTGCTCAAGCTTCTGAAAACCGTCGACGTGCGCGCCATGGCGCACATTACCGGCGGCGGCCTTCCGGAGAACATTCCCCGCGTGCTGCCGGACGGCGCCACCGCCGTCGTCGACACCGAGAGCTGGACTCTGCCCCCGGTGTTCGAATGGCTCAAGCAGGCCGGCGGCGTCGAGGCCAACGAGATGTACCGGACCTTCAACTGCGGCATCGGCATGGTGATCTGCGTTCCCGCCGATCAGGCTCAGGACGCCCTGGACACCCTCGCCGGGCTGGGCGAAAACGCCTGGCGCCTGGGTCACATCGAACAGGCCGCCAAAGACGCCGTCGACGCCGATCGCGTCGTCTATCGTCCGGGTGCCGCGCGCGTATGA
- a CDS encoding bifunctional diguanylate cyclase/phosphodiesterase, translated as MNAPARLAESARTLLANLLIAAAVVALAVVCIQLPSGVTPVPAIWLPSGFALALLVLRFRSSALPVFVGLIVSALATGYLTGPTNNDTINTLAANLLSYCLAPGLAYWVFWKMSRSHNPLSDYIGFLWLLGAITLGSVAAALPVTYLASLNATPDSPPLNEVLLFAWFAHSLGCLTVTPLLLSLVREPLVARLFQRPLEWLLWLAGLLFILGLTLHNALQALTLLLPLMTWSATRFSLGGSMLAITLATFAALASVFLMGSPDMPRGMEVLLGETLILAIAGTTCYLRVLLADRERVENSLESTVEERTRELQLTNFELKDEIFIREQAEKSFRRSSRHFRALFENTSNPIIVVDQDNLIRQWNSAAESLFGYSRDEALDRNLLDTFIPPEQRDELAWKMTKVLHTGLDRDQIETQVNSFDGTSHTLLWNLNRLHEEDEEAPAHIILIGQDISEIRETQNQLHYLAHYDVLTDTANRRLFEDRCRQAITSALRHGHYCALIALDVDHFKRINDTLGHDAGDELLQELARRLQRNVRQEDTIARLGGDEFAILLNQVNGAEGCEKVARSILSAITEPVRVPSGELVITSSIGITLAPVDGKTYDDLLKNADMAMYRAKKAGRNNIQFFSQDMNEEMQRQMDLERELREAIRVGQLDLYYQPIINVRDGRVVALEALLRWNHPTRGLLTPQDFLDVAEQTGQLQQLGEWVCHNACLQSRAIQEMSPTPVTVNINLSSRQYNHPQLASRLHRIIQDTHLDPSLLALEIDERALSDRLEETAKTLDRLRTLGIGLVLDRFGSGLSSLKLLRDLPFDQVKIDPDLLQQAPIEENTAAIVHTLINLARQLSLKVAASGVETAEEDAFLRGAGCHLLQGHRLCPPLPSSGLGELFRDVRKGRRLLPEDHYSISMPEDGRQKGTDG; from the coding sequence TTGAACGCACCAGCTCGTTTGGCCGAGTCCGCCCGGACCCTGCTGGCTAACTTGCTGATTGCAGCGGCCGTCGTCGCGCTTGCTGTCGTCTGCATTCAACTGCCGTCGGGCGTCACGCCAGTGCCCGCGATCTGGCTGCCGTCCGGTTTTGCCCTGGCCCTGCTCGTCCTGCGATTCCGGAGTTCAGCGCTCCCGGTCTTCGTTGGCCTGATCGTGTCCGCCCTGGCGACCGGTTACCTGACCGGGCCCACCAATAACGACACCATCAACACGCTGGCGGCCAACCTGCTTTCCTATTGCCTTGCGCCGGGGCTGGCGTACTGGGTGTTCTGGAAGATGTCCCGCAGCCACAACCCGCTGTCGGACTACATTGGCTTCCTCTGGCTGCTCGGCGCCATCACCCTGGGGTCTGTCGCCGCAGCCCTGCCGGTGACCTATCTGGCGTCGCTCAACGCCACTCCGGACAGCCCGCCGCTGAACGAAGTCCTGCTGTTCGCCTGGTTTGCCCACAGCCTGGGCTGTCTGACCGTGACACCGCTGCTGCTAAGCCTGGTGCGAGAGCCATTGGTTGCACGTCTGTTCCAACGCCCCCTGGAATGGCTGCTGTGGCTGGCCGGCCTGCTCTTCATCCTCGGGCTGACCCTGCATAACGCCCTGCAGGCACTGACCCTGCTGCTGCCGCTGATGACCTGGTCGGCGACGCGCTTTTCCCTGGGCGGCAGCATGCTGGCCATTACCCTGGCCACCTTTGCGGCGCTGGCCAGCGTCTTCCTGATGGGCAGCCCCGATATGCCCCGCGGCATGGAAGTCCTGCTGGGGGAAACCCTGATCCTGGCCATCGCCGGTACCACCTGCTACCTGCGGGTCCTGCTGGCCGACCGCGAGCGCGTCGAGAACAGCCTCGAGTCCACGGTCGAGGAGCGTACCCGCGAGCTCCAGCTCACCAACTTCGAACTCAAGGACGAGATCTTCATCCGAGAACAGGCGGAGAAATCCTTCCGACGCTCGTCCCGGCATTTCCGGGCCCTGTTCGAGAACACCAGCAACCCGATCATCGTGGTGGATCAGGACAACCTTATCCGCCAGTGGAACAGCGCCGCCGAGTCGCTGTTCGGCTACAGCCGTGACGAAGCCCTGGACCGCAACCTGCTTGACACCTTTATCCCGCCGGAACAGCGTGACGAGCTGGCCTGGAAGATGACCAAAGTCCTGCACACGGGCCTGGACCGCGATCAGATCGAAACCCAGGTCAACAGCTTCGACGGCACCAGCCACACGCTGCTATGGAACCTAAACCGCCTGCACGAAGAAGATGAAGAAGCGCCGGCGCACATCATCCTGATTGGCCAGGACATCTCCGAGATCCGCGAAACCCAGAACCAGCTTCACTACCTGGCGCATTACGACGTCCTGACGGACACGGCCAACCGGCGCCTGTTCGAGGACCGCTGCCGGCAGGCCATCACCAGCGCACTGCGCCACGGCCACTACTGCGCCCTGATCGCGCTGGATGTGGATCACTTCAAACGCATCAACGACACCCTGGGCCACGACGCCGGCGACGAGCTGCTGCAGGAACTGGCCCGCCGCCTGCAACGCAACGTACGCCAGGAAGACACCATCGCCCGGTTGGGGGGCGACGAGTTCGCCATCCTGCTGAATCAGGTCAACGGCGCCGAAGGGTGCGAAAAAGTGGCCCGCAGCATCCTGTCGGCGATCACAGAGCCCGTTCGCGTACCGAGTGGCGAACTGGTCATCACCTCCAGCATTGGCATCACCCTGGCGCCGGTCGACGGCAAGACCTACGACGACCTCCTCAAGAACGCCGATATGGCGATGTACCGCGCCAAGAAGGCCGGCCGCAACAACATCCAGTTCTTCAGCCAGGACATGAACGAGGAAATGCAGCGCCAGATGGACTTGGAGCGGGAATTACGCGAGGCGATCCGCGTTGGCCAACTGGACCTCTACTACCAGCCCATCATCAACGTCCGCGACGGGCGCGTGGTGGCGCTGGAAGCCCTGCTGCGCTGGAATCACCCGACCCGCGGCCTGCTGACGCCACAGGATTTTCTCGATGTCGCCGAACAGACCGGACAGCTCCAGCAACTGGGCGAGTGGGTCTGCCACAACGCCTGCCTGCAATCCCGGGCCATCCAGGAGATGAGCCCAACGCCGGTCACGGTCAACATCAATCTGTCGTCGCGTCAGTACAATCACCCGCAACTGGCGTCCCGGCTGCATCGCATCATCCAGGACACACACCTGGACCCGAGCCTGCTGGCCCTGGAAATCGACGAGCGAGCTCTCAGTGATCGACTTGAGGAAACCGCAAAAACGCTGGATCGGCTGCGCACGCTCGGCATCGGCCTGGTGCTGGATCGCTTCGGTAGCGGTCTGTCGTCACTGAAACTGCTGCGGGATCTGCCGTTCGACCAGGTCAAGATCGATCCGGATCTGTTGCAACAGGCCCCGATCGAGGAAAACACGGCAGCCATCGTACACACCCTGATCAACCTGGCGCGCCAGCTTTCCCTGAAGGTGGCGGCCTCCGGTGTGGAAACAGCGGAAGAAGACGCGTTCCTGCGCGGCGCCGGCTGCCACCTTTTGCAGGGACATAGACTGTGTCCGCCCCTACCCAGTTCCGGTCTGGGCGAGCTGTTCAGGGATGTGCGCAAGGGACGCCGCCTGCTGCCGGAGGATCATTACTCCATCAGCATGCCGGAAGACGGCCGACAGAAAGGCACCGACGGCTAA
- the purN gene encoding phosphoribosylglycinamide formyltransferase: MTSQATPSSSDDALEARIVVLISGAGSNLQALIEATASSDFPGRIVAVGSNRPEATGLGRADQAGIETFVLDHTGYGDRQSFDVDLLRKLEGYNPDLVILAGFMRILTPDFVRYFRGKLINVHPSLLPRYQGLKTHQRALDAGDSVHGASIHFVTEELDGGPVIAQAEVPVLENDTADTLGARVQAREHVLYPIIARWFCEGRIALGNDEALFDGSPMPAILTLPADVYQ, encoded by the coding sequence ATGACCTCGCAAGCCACACCGTCGAGCAGTGATGACGCCCTGGAAGCACGCATCGTCGTGCTCATCTCGGGCGCCGGCAGCAACCTGCAGGCACTGATCGAAGCCACCGCCTCCAGCGATTTTCCCGGCCGCATCGTCGCGGTCGGTTCCAATCGCCCCGAGGCCACCGGCCTGGGGCGCGCCGACCAGGCCGGCATCGAGACCTTCGTGCTGGACCACACCGGCTACGGTGACCGCCAGAGCTTCGACGTGGACCTGCTGCGCAAGCTGGAAGGATACAACCCGGACCTGGTGATCCTGGCCGGGTTCATGCGCATCCTGACGCCGGACTTCGTCCGCTATTTCCGCGGCAAACTGATCAACGTGCATCCGTCGCTGCTGCCCAGATACCAGGGCCTGAAAACCCACCAGCGAGCGCTGGATGCCGGCGACTCGGTGCACGGCGCCTCGATCCACTTCGTCACCGAGGAACTGGACGGCGGCCCCGTGATCGCCCAGGCGGAAGTCCCCGTCCTGGAAAACGACACCGCAGACACGCTGGGCGCGCGCGTCCAGGCCCGGGAGCACGTACTCTACCCGATCATTGCGCGCTGGTTCTGCGAAGGCCGGATTGCGCTGGGCAACGACGAGGCGCTGTTCGACGGCAGCCCGATGCCGGCCATCCTGACGTTGCCGGCCGACGTCTACCAGTAA
- a CDS encoding DUF2066 domain-containing protein, which yields MKSVAKLSIRMAFSCLLALIPLVAGAVTVDGLYRAQVPVANTSASAQQAAYREGLRQVLMRVSGNREIVDSEEVAPLLDEAESLLQSYQFQRSPDGSDELLMTFGSVGVNRALADLQVPVWGANRPLTLSWIAVDSGRDRWVLTRDDDGLNERGRWARAFSEAAVKRGLPMVLPSSDVRNNRDLVSEIRGQFMDSLRAEASGYSHNLMTVVNISRRGSSWEARWLLEGPAFSETGEIRGEPSSEAVAVAVVDAWSDLLADRYSVDAGQVSESQRVDLVIDDIATVEDYGAVMSSLQRMTPVVSAGPVQASVDETTMRVAFSGELSVLKEYIALDKRFEPVAGEVEAVGVASQPSQSAADMSASTVGQAPDAGRQPEAAENPTASTEAAPQEGNQPVGDQGADVGLNYRPAASDAESADAGSDQDFESLYPVLHYRWVGDGAAQAAAE from the coding sequence ATGAAGTCTGTAGCCAAGTTGTCGATCCGGATGGCGTTTTCCTGTCTCCTGGCCCTGATTCCGCTGGTCGCCGGAGCGGTCACGGTCGATGGGCTCTACCGCGCGCAGGTGCCGGTGGCCAACACATCCGCATCCGCCCAGCAGGCGGCGTACCGGGAAGGGTTACGTCAGGTGCTGATGCGGGTGTCGGGGAATCGGGAGATTGTTGACAGCGAGGAGGTTGCCCCGCTGCTCGACGAGGCCGAATCCCTGCTGCAGTCCTACCAGTTCCAGCGGTCGCCTGACGGCAGCGACGAGTTATTGATGACCTTCGGTTCGGTGGGCGTCAACCGGGCCCTGGCCGATCTGCAGGTGCCGGTATGGGGTGCCAACCGCCCCCTGACCCTGAGCTGGATCGCGGTGGATTCCGGACGCGACCGCTGGGTGCTGACCCGGGACGACGATGGGCTCAACGAGCGCGGGCGCTGGGCCCGGGCGTTCAGCGAGGCGGCGGTTAAACGTGGCCTGCCGATGGTGTTGCCGTCGTCAGACGTGCGGAACAACCGGGATCTGGTATCGGAAATACGCGGCCAGTTCATGGATAGCCTGCGCGCCGAAGCCAGCGGCTATTCCCACAACCTGATGACGGTGGTGAACATCAGCCGGCGCGGCTCGTCCTGGGAGGCCCGCTGGTTGCTGGAAGGCCCTGCTTTCTCCGAGACTGGCGAGATTCGCGGTGAGCCATCGTCGGAAGCGGTCGCCGTGGCGGTGGTCGACGCCTGGTCGGACCTGCTGGCAGACCGTTATTCGGTGGATGCCGGGCAGGTTTCCGAGTCGCAGCGCGTGGATCTGGTGATTGACGACATAGCCACCGTTGAGGACTACGGGGCGGTCATGTCCTCCCTGCAGCGGATGACACCGGTGGTCTCCGCCGGCCCCGTGCAGGCCAGCGTTGATGAAACCACCATGCGAGTGGCGTTTTCCGGTGAGCTTTCGGTCCTGAAGGAATACATCGCGCTGGATAAGCGCTTCGAACCTGTGGCCGGTGAGGTCGAGGCGGTAGGGGTGGCGTCGCAGCCCTCCCAATCCGCAGCCGACATGTCTGCCTCGACAGTCGGTCAGGCGCCGGATGCAGGGCGGCAGCCGGAAGCCGCTGAAAATCCGACCGCGTCCACCGAGGCGGCCCCGCAAGAAGGCAATCAGCCAGTCGGTGACCAGGGCGCTGACGTCGGCCTGAACTACCGGCCAGCGGCATCCGATGCAGAGAGCGCGGATGCCGGTTCGGACCAGGACTTCGAGTCCCTGTACCCCGTGCTGCACTATCGCTGGGTCGGCGATGGGGCGGCGCAGGCAGCGGCTGAATGA
- a CDS encoding YqcC family protein, producing MTKQAETAAAHVADGLLTIEVELRRLEYWEYQPPSPEALQSAQPFCVDTLTFPQWLQFIFLPRMKDLIEADRDLPAVSGIAPMAEEFFRKESVSGRVLINELARIDSILSGQR from the coding sequence TTGACCAAGCAAGCTGAAACCGCCGCCGCGCACGTCGCGGATGGCCTGCTCACCATCGAAGTGGAACTGCGCCGGCTGGAGTACTGGGAGTACCAGCCGCCATCCCCGGAAGCGCTGCAAAGCGCCCAGCCTTTCTGCGTCGACACCCTGACCTTTCCCCAGTGGCTGCAGTTCATTTTCCTGCCGCGCATGAAGGATCTCATTGAGGCGGATAGGGACCTGCCGGCGGTATCGGGTATTGCGCCGATGGCGGAGGAATTTTTCCGCAAAGAGAGCGTGTCCGGCCGTGTCCTGATCAACGAACTGGCGCGGATTGACTCGATCCTGTCCGGCCAGCGCTGA
- the hda gene encoding DnaA regulatory inactivator Hda, with amino-acid sequence MAGNSLDGSQLTLGVRLRDDATFANYLGQRNALPARKLQALSEDANLPVIVVCGDSGTGKSHLLQAVCHHAEDLGLKALCLNLKELMPIGPRALQGMEAFARVCLDDIEAVLGDPHWEEALFHLFNRMLDNGHQLIIAAGSPPGQLKVDLKDLASRLQHGVVLQLGLPRDEDRLLILGTRAERRGLVLPDDVSRFILRRASRHTGELLSILERLDERSLREQRRLTIPFVKAVMGW; translated from the coding sequence ATGGCAGGCAACTCACTAGACGGTTCACAATTGACACTCGGTGTCCGTCTGCGCGACGACGCTACATTCGCGAACTACCTGGGGCAGCGCAATGCCTTGCCGGCCCGTAAACTCCAGGCCTTGTCAGAAGACGCCAATCTACCGGTGATCGTCGTCTGCGGTGACAGCGGCACTGGAAAGAGCCACCTGTTGCAGGCAGTCTGCCACCACGCCGAGGATCTTGGGCTCAAGGCGCTGTGCCTTAACCTGAAAGAGCTGATGCCGATCGGTCCGCGGGCGCTGCAGGGCATGGAGGCCTTTGCCCGGGTCTGCCTGGACGATATTGAGGCTGTGCTGGGCGATCCGCACTGGGAAGAGGCGTTGTTCCACCTGTTCAACCGCATGCTGGACAACGGCCATCAGTTGATCATTGCGGCCGGATCGCCGCCTGGGCAGCTCAAGGTGGATCTCAAGGATCTGGCATCCCGCTTGCAACATGGCGTGGTGCTGCAGTTGGGACTGCCGCGCGACGAGGATCGCCTGCTGATACTCGGTACCCGGGCCGAACGTCGGGGCCTGGTGCTGCCCGACGATGTCAGTCGTTTTATCCTGCGTCGCGCATCGCGACATACCGGAGAGTTGCTGTCGATCCTCGAGCGCCTGGACGAGCGTTCGCTGCGGGAACAGCGCCGCCTGACCATTCCGTTCGTGAAAGCCGTCATGGGGTGGTAG
- a CDS encoding valine--pyruvate transaminase, which produces MKLSAFGRKFTAEAGITSLMDDLGNALASGDDMIMMGGGNPGQVPEMQARLRQVLGDIVDDEDAFRRLVGIYDPPQGEKQFIAALVELLNREYGWDLTPANIALTNGSQAAFFMLFNMFGGDDGEGRQRHILLPLAPEYIGYADAGLGKDLFHAVKPEITHTGPHEFKYRVDFDALEVTEETGAICVSRPTNPTGNVVTDEEMARLEAIAAERDVPLIVDGAYGTPFPSLLFVDATPRWNDNIILCLSLSKLGLPAARTGIVIAAEPVIKALSGINAIMNLATGSFGAMLAEPLVRSGEILSLSRDVVCPFYQRKMRKAVAVLEDALGERCPWAVHKPEGAMFLWLWFPDLPVSSLALYERLKRRGVLVVSGHYFFPGLPEDDWRHRHECLRVTYSQDDERVAEGLRAIADEVLTIWAEAGSARR; this is translated from the coding sequence ATGAAACTCTCCGCCTTTGGCCGCAAGTTCACCGCCGAGGCCGGCATTACGTCGCTCATGGATGATCTGGGTAACGCCCTGGCGTCCGGGGACGATATGATCATGATGGGCGGCGGGAATCCCGGTCAGGTGCCGGAGATGCAGGCTCGGCTGCGGCAGGTGCTCGGCGATATCGTCGATGATGAGGACGCGTTTCGCCGGCTGGTGGGCATCTACGATCCGCCGCAGGGGGAGAAGCAGTTCATTGCGGCGCTGGTCGAGCTGCTCAACCGCGAATACGGCTGGGACCTGACCCCGGCCAACATCGCGTTGACCAACGGCAGCCAGGCGGCGTTCTTCATGCTGTTCAACATGTTTGGCGGCGACGATGGAGAGGGGCGCCAGCGTCATATCCTGCTGCCGTTGGCGCCGGAGTACATCGGCTACGCCGATGCCGGACTGGGCAAGGACCTGTTTCACGCCGTCAAGCCGGAAATCACCCACACCGGCCCGCACGAGTTCAAGTACCGGGTCGATTTCGACGCCCTGGAGGTGACGGAAGAGACCGGCGCGATCTGTGTCTCGCGGCCGACCAACCCCACCGGCAACGTGGTTACCGACGAGGAAATGGCGCGGCTGGAAGCGATTGCCGCGGAGCGTGACGTGCCCCTGATCGTCGACGGCGCCTATGGCACGCCGTTTCCCAGCCTGCTGTTCGTGGACGCCACGCCGCGCTGGAACGACAACATCATTCTCTGCCTGAGCCTGTCCAAGCTGGGGTTGCCCGCGGCGCGGACCGGCATCGTGATTGCTGCCGAGCCGGTGATCAAGGCATTGTCGGGCATCAACGCCATCATGAACCTGGCCACCGGCAGCTTCGGCGCCATGCTGGCGGAGCCGCTGGTGCGCAGTGGTGAGATCCTGTCCCTGAGCCGCGACGTGGTCTGCCCATTCTACCAGCGCAAGATGCGCAAGGCGGTGGCGGTGCTGGAGGATGCCCTGGGCGAGCGTTGCCCGTGGGCGGTGCATAAGCCGGAAGGGGCGATGTTCCTGTGGCTGTGGTTCCCGGATCTGCCGGTGTCCAGTCTGGCGCTATACGAGCGCCTCAAGCGGCGCGGCGTCTTGGTGGTATCCGGCCACTATTTTTTCCCCGGTCTGCCCGAGGACGACTGGCGTCACCGCCACGAATGCCTGCGGGTGACCTATTCCCAGGACGATGAGCGCGTCGCCGAGGGCCTGAGGGCCATCGCCGACGAGGTGCTCACGATTTGGGCGGAAGCTGGATCGGCTCGCCGTTGA